The Bacteroidota bacterium genomic interval TATTGTTTGACACTTATTATGAAATAAAAAATCTGGCAGAACAGGAAAAAGTGGTTGAGGTTAATGAAACAACCCCCCGTTTCCGGAAATTTTATATCCGAAACATTTATTGCAATGGAGCCGAACAGGCTGTTAAAATTACAGGTTTGCCAGAGATGCCTGTGCGGGATGTTGAATTCAGCAATATGGTCATTTCGGCCCGTTCTGGTTTTTCATCCAGGGAAGCAGCAAACATCAGGCTGGACAATGTTTCTATTATACCCGGGAGAGGTGTTTCCTATTCCCTGGAAAACAGCCGGGATTTTCTGATGAAGAAACTGGTTTGTCCTCCAGCTTCTGATTTGTTTATGAGGCTGGAAGGTGCCGCCACAGGAAATATCCGGGTTGAAAGCACTGATCTTTCAAAATGTAATGATAAATTTGAGTTTGGAAAAGGAACGCAGAAAAGTGCGGTGATTGTAACAGAATAAAATGCTTTTTAGCTCCAAACTTTCTCCAAAATCATTGTTTATGTTTGAATAAAAAATCTTGAAAATTTTAATTGTAGAAGACGAGATAAACTTAAGAGAAACAATTGTTTCCTTTCTGGAGGAAGATGGTTATTGTTGTGAACAGGCTGATACTTTCCAGGCGGGTTCAGAAAAACTGGATTTGTACCATTACGATTGCCTGCTTTTAGACATTGGTTTGCCCGATGGCAATGGTCTTCAGTTGATCAAAGAGTTAAAGAAACTTCATCCGGATACGGGAATAATTATTATTTCAGCCAAAAATTCCCTGGATGATAAAATTGCCGGCCTCGATCTGGGCGCTGATGATTATATCACCAAACCATTTCATCTGACAGAACTGACTTCAAGGATTAAAGCATTGCTCCGGCGTAGAAAATTTGAAGGAAGAAAGGAAATTGTGGTTGATAAACTCAGAATTATTCCGGAAAACAGGCAGGTATATGCTAATGGAGAACTGTTGATTCTTACCAAAAAAGAATTCGACTTACTCCTGTATTTTGTTACCAATCCCAACCGTGTGCTTACTAAAGAAGCAATAGCAGAACATTTATGGGGTGATTTTGCTGATTCTTGCGACTCTTTTGACTTTGTCTATTCGCAAATTAAGAACCTCCGCCGTAAATTGCTTGAGAAAACAAATCTTGATTACTTTCAAAATGTTTATGGCACCGGCTATACTTTTAAAGTTTGATTTTAATGAAACTTCAAAATAAAATAAGTGTAAGGTTTTTACTCATTACGATCATTGCCTTTACGGCTACAGG includes:
- a CDS encoding response regulator transcription factor codes for the protein MKILIVEDEINLRETIVSFLEEDGYCCEQADTFQAGSEKLDLYHYDCLLLDIGLPDGNGLQLIKELKKLHPDTGIIIISAKNSLDDKIAGLDLGADDYITKPFHLTELTSRIKALLRRRKFEGRKEIVVDKLRIIPENRQVYANGELLILTKKEFDLLLYFVTNPNRVLTKEAIAEHLWGDFADSCDSFDFVYSQIKNLRRKLLEKTNLDYFQNVYGTGYTFKV